In Paludibacter propionicigenes WB4, the genomic window ACCTGAATGCAGCTATCGAAATGGCGGATGAGTTTCTTCAAAAGAATAGTCTGATTGTTTATACCCAGGGATTGAATCAGCCTAAGACCATTGCAGAAGCAACAGCTGTAGGTAATTTTGAGCAAGGCAAAGTAATTGTTCTTGTGGATGAATACTCGGCTTCTGCCAGCGAAATCCTTTCGGGTGCGCTACAAGACTGGGACAGAGCAATTATTATTGGTCGTCGTACTTTTGGAAAAGGATTGGTTCAGCGCCAGTTTCCGCTCATTGATGGTTCGATGATGCGACTAACCGTGGCGCGTTATTATACACCTACCGGACGCAGTATACAAAAATCATATAAAGGAGGATACGAAAAATATGAAATGGATCTGCTTGACCGTTTCAACAAAGGTGAACTGCTTCATGCCGACAGCATACACTTCCCTGATTCATTGCGCTATCAGACTCTGAGCCTGAAACGCACTGTATATGGCGGTGGTGGTATTATGCCCGATATTTTTGTGCCGCTTGATACCACGCGTTACACCAATTTCCACAGAAACATTATTGCCAAGGGAGTTGTAAACAAGGTTTCGGTGCAATATATCGATAAAAATCGTACTGAGTTGAAGAAAAAATATCCTACTTTCGAGAAATTCAAGAAAGAGTATGAAGTTGATGATGCCCTCCTGAAGCAATTAATCAGTGCGGCTGAAAAAGAAAAAATAAAAATCAACGGATCGGACTCTGTCAACGATGCAACCAGAAATCAACTCCTTGCTATTAGCGACAAATTCAAAAATGATCATTTGGTAGATAATGAGCTGCTGAAGAAACTGTTGAACTCGGAAAAGAAACCGAACAAAAATGCCGAGCCTAACGAATTTGAGAAATCAAAACCTCTAATCAAACTTCAGCTAAAAGCTCTGTTGGCTCGCGATTTATGGGATGAAAACGCGTATTACCAAATTATTGACGCTGACAACGAATCATTGAAGAAGGCGGTTGAAATCTTGCAAACACCGGGCGCTTACGAGAAAATTCTAAAATAACAACCAATCCCCTATCGGAATCAACAACGATCCTTTAGGGGATTTCTGTATAAAAACAATTATGATTTTAGACTATATACAAAAAAACTGGATAGAAATTGTTGGGGCGATACTCAGCCTTATCTATCTGTACCTTTCTATCAACCAAAAAGTAAGCCTGTGGTTTTTTGGGATAGTATCTTCTGTCTTTTATATAGTTGTTTTTTTTCAATCAAAGCTATACGCCGACATGAGTCTACAGTTTTATTATGTAGTAATAAGCGTATATGGATGGATAAATTGGAAACACGGAAAATCGGGAAATAGAGAAGAACTACCGACAACAAAAGCATCCGGAACACTTCTGATAAAAATAAGTATCGCCACAGGTTTTATATACCTTGTATACTATTTTGTACTGGCTAAATTCACCGATTCCACAATTCCCAAAGTAGATTCTCTGGTAGGTGCATTAAGTGTTATCGGCACCTGGATGCTGGCTCGGAAACTGCTTGAAAACTGGATTGTATGGATTGTTGTTGATGGTCTTTGCGTAGGACTTTATATTTACAAAGAACTATATCCGACAACCGTTCTGTTTGCAATTTACACGGCAATGTCTGTAATCGGATATCGGCAGTGGAAAAAATCACTCGCTAAATAGGTCTCTGCGGCATTATTTATAAGCTTCAAGTCCTATTAATCTTTTGTTGTCATTTTTCTTCCAAAACCAATTGTTCAGCTTGTAGGTTACATAAGCGCTTCCGGCACCCAGAACAGCTCCTGCCAACACATCCGATGGATAATGCACTCCCAGATTCATACGCGAATAACCCACCGAGCAGGCCCAAAAGTAACTGGGAGCAATTACGTACCACTTCGGGTATTTCAGACTTAACGCAGTGGCTGTGGCAAATGCTACGGATGTATGCGCCGAGGGGAATGAAGAAGACGATTCTAACTGATAAGCCGTAATATCCGGATAGGCAGTATAAGGTCTGGGGCGGTTTACAAGCTCTTTCATTGAGTAAGCGAGCACTCCACTCACTCCTATACTCACTCCTGTGTAGAGAGCACTTTTCAGCAGGTCATCGTTTTTATCAATGATAGCAGCAACTCCTATAACCAAAGGGGTAGACACTGCTACAACAGCAGTAGTGTTGGACATGAATTTGGAATACTGTCTGAGCCCATTTGACTGGGAACCATTAATTGTCCTTAGTATCTCTATATCTGCATTTTGTGCTGAAACTTGCGTACTAAAAATACAAAAAGCACCACAAAGCAGAATAATTGTCGTAAATTTGCACATGTTTTTGGTGTCA contains:
- the pnuC gene encoding nicotinamide riboside transporter PnuC codes for the protein MILDYIQKNWIEIVGAILSLIYLYLSINQKVSLWFFGIVSSVFYIVVFFQSKLYADMSLQFYYVVISVYGWINWKHGKSGNREELPTTKASGTLLIKISIATGFIYLVYYFVLAKFTDSTIPKVDSLVGALSVIGTWMLARKLLENWIVWIVVDGLCVGLYIYKELYPTTVLFAIYTAMSVIGYRQWKKSLAK
- a CDS encoding phosphatase PAP2 family protein, coding for MCKFTTIILLCGAFCIFSTQVSAQNADIEILRTINGSQSNGLRQYSKFMSNTTAVVAVSTPLVIGVAAIIDKNDDLLKSALYTGVSIGVSGVLAYSMKELVNRPRPYTAYPDITAYQLESSSSFPSAHTSVAFATATALSLKYPKWYVIAPSYFWACSVGYSRMNLGVHYPSDVLAGAVLGAGSAYVTYKLNNWFWKKNDNKRLIGLEAYK
- a CDS encoding S41 family peptidase is translated as MKKTVPFLFFLIFTPVLIAQGFSSLQQRKLANALTAISNLYVDSINDKKLVESTIQSVLKELDPHSSYISKEEVDRVNEPLEGSFEGVGIQFQMFQDSLLVVQTVAGCPAEKVGVLPGDRIIYINNELVAGVKMESSGIFKRLRGPKGTEVTVKIRRAGKAGLLEFKIIRDKIPIHSVDANYMINKEIGYIKINNFGSATVKEFEDALANLQQKGMKSLILSLQGNGGGYLNAAIEMADEFLQKNSLIVYTQGLNQPKTIAEATAVGNFEQGKVIVLVDEYSASASEILSGALQDWDRAIIIGRRTFGKGLVQRQFPLIDGSMMRLTVARYYTPTGRSIQKSYKGGYEKYEMDLLDRFNKGELLHADSIHFPDSLRYQTLSLKRTVYGGGGIMPDIFVPLDTTRYTNFHRNIIAKGVVNKVSVQYIDKNRTELKKKYPTFEKFKKEYEVDDALLKQLISAAEKEKIKINGSDSVNDATRNQLLAISDKFKNDHLVDNELLKKLLNSEKKPNKNAEPNEFEKSKPLIKLQLKALLARDLWDENAYYQIIDADNESLKKAVEILQTPGAYEKILK